Sequence from the Paenibacillus riograndensis SBR5 genome:
GGGCGGTTTTTTTAATGCAGCTTATGATCTTGAACTATCGGATGGCAGATCTGTAATATTGAAGGTTGCGCCCGCAGCAGAGACGGAAACACTGAGCTACGAAAAAGACATCATGCGCGCCGAGGTAGAGGCACTGCGCCTGGTTCAGGCTGCGGGCACTGTGCCTGTTCCGGCGGTTTACGGCTTTGATGAGAGTCTGGAATTGATTCCAAGCCCGTTTTTTTTCATGGAAAAGATTGAAGGGACGCCTTACAATGAAGTCAAAGGTAGTCTCCCGGACGAAGTAAGAGCCTCCATTGAACGGGAACTGGGACGTTATCAGCGCCTGATCAACGGGATTAAGGGAGAGCGCTTTGGTCTTTTTGGACAGCCGCAGGATACCGCTGCAAGAACATGGCGCGAGACCTTCACCGCGATGATTCATAATGTGCTGGATGATGGCCAGAGACTGGGGGCTGTACTGCCGGCTTCTTATGACGAGATCAAGCAGGGCCTGGAGAAATTTTTACCGGCTCTCGAAGAGGTGACCGAACCGCGTCTGATTCATTGGGATCTGTGGAATGGGAATATTTTTGTCAAAGATGGTGTGATCGTTTCAATTATTGACTGGGAACGTGCGCTGTGGGGGGATGTGCTGATGGAGTACTACTTCCGGCATTTTGAGAATTCTCCGGCGTTCTTTGAGGGATACGGGGCGGCGTTTGACAGTCCGAATGAACGGCTTCGCATCAGGTTGTATGACTTGTATCTTGACCTGATTCTGGTTATTGAGTGCTACTCCCGGCAATATAAAGATGAAAATCATATTCGCTGGGCCTTCGAGAACCTGCAGGAGACTTTGAAGGAGTTTGTGGGCCACGATAACATAAAAGTATAATGATTAGGGTCGAAGGCCGGTTCTCCGTGGAGACGCCGGTCTTCTTGCCTGTACTCTGTAGCAGTGAATCTGCCGGTTAACAGGCTGTAATGGTGAAGGAGGCGTGGTGCAACGGTGATCCACTGGTTGAATCTGCATATCGATCAAGTTAGCTTGTTATGGCTGCTGCCCATTTTGTTCATGTTTCATGACTTCGAAGAAATCCTTACGGTAGAGTCCTGGGGGATCAAGTATGGCCCGAAAGTGGAGGCGGCTCTTCCTCCTGGAAAGTGGAACCCATATCGTTCTATGCTGCGTATGACAACCAGAAATTTTGCGGCAGACGTGTTGTTTGTGTATATTGTGGTGGTTGCGGTCACCTGTACCGCAGTCTTTTTTTCATTTTACTGGCTATATCTGGCTGTGCTAGCCGTTTTCCTGCTGCATGTATTTACGCATTTGGGACAAAGTATAATTCTGAAAATATACACACCAGGTGTGGTTACGGCGGTGCTGATCGCACTCCCTTACTCCTCGTATGCTTTCTACCGTCTGCTAAAAGAAAATACTGTGAGCTGGGTGGATGTCTGCTGGTCTCTGCTGCTGATGGCGCTGCTGGCCCCAGCAATCGTCTGGGGGCTGGTGAAGAGCAGGCAGCGCCATCAGCAGGAATGAACACGCTTGCTGCCGAAGCTACGGTTTTCAGAAAATTCTTGACGTATGGATACAAAGATAGATAAAATAATACTTATTGCGTGTTTTTTTAGGTATTGAGAATTGTTATCGGCATTTGAAAAGAAATTGAGAGGGTGACAGGATGGAGCGCCTTTTAGAGGTAAAAGATCTGGCTATATCATTCAGAACACGCGGAGGCGAGGTTCAAGCGATCCGTGGTGTAAGCTTTCATGTCAATAAAGGGGAAACACTGGCAATCGTAGGCGAATCCGGTTCCGGTAAGAGCGTAACTTCGCAGGCTGTCATGAAGCTGGTTCCCCAGCCGATGGGGGAATACAAACGCGGACAGATTCTGTTCGAAGGGCAGGATCTGATCGGTAAAAATGAGAAGCAAATGCAGAAGATCCGCGGGAAAGAGATCGGGATGATTTTCCAGGACCCGATGACCTCGCTGAATCCGATGATGAAGGTCGGCAAGCAAATTACTGAAGTGCTGTTCAAGCATGAAAAAATCTCCAAGGATGCTGCATACAAACGGGGTATTGAGCTGCTCAATCTGGTGGGTATTCCTTCACCGGAGCGGCGCTTCCAGCAGTATCCGCATGAGTTCAGCGGCGGGATGCGCCAACGTGTAGTTATCGCCATGGCGCTGGCAGCCAATCCCAAGCTGCTGATTGCCGATGAGCCGACTACGGCGCTCGACGTGACTATTCAGGCGCAAATCCTGGATTTGATGAAGGATATTCAGAAGAAAATCGACACCGCGATTATCTTCATTACCCATGACCTTGGGGTTGTGGCCCGAATGGCTGACCGTGTAGCAGTAATGTATGCCGGCCAAATTGTTGAAATGGGAACAGCTGAAGAAATTTTCTATGATCCGAGACATCCGTATACCTGGGGGTTGCTGGCTTCCATGCCGAGTCTGGAGAGCAAAGGCTCTTTGCTGACTGCTATTCCGGGAACGCCGCCGGATCTGATCAAGCCGCCGAAGGGCGATGCTTTTGCACTCCGCAGCACGTATGCAATGCAAATCGACATGGAGAAAGAGCCTCCAATGTACAAGGTGTCGGATACGCATATGGTGAAATCCTGGCTGATGCACCCGCTGGCACCTGCAGTGGAACCGCCGGAAGTGGTTAAAAAGAGACATCGCGTATTGAGCAATGCATATGCTGAGCCAGTACTGGTTAACAATCCCAGCGAGTATTAATACGCTGTAATAGATCCATCGCGTCAAGCCGTTTAATCGGCTTGGCGCTTTTTTGGTTCATAAGAAAGCAAACAAAATATAAAACTCGGATAACTTAAGCGCTGGTGATTCGGCGGCGGATGTGTAATAAGTTTAAATAAATATAAAATAAAACGAATATTTCTAAATAAAAGTATTGACTATTTTACAGTTTATGAGCAGAATGTAAGGGTATACAAGGAGGTTGAAGGATGAAAAACAGAACTTTGATATCATTGGTTTCGTTATCCCTGATAACTGCATGCAGCAGCAATACTCCGGAATTCCGTAATGTCTCCGTGCATGATCCGTCTGTAATCAAGGTTGATGAAATGTATTATGTTTTCGGCTCCCACCTGGCTTCCGCCAAATCCAAAGATCTGATGTCCTGGACCCAGCTCTCTTCAGGTGTGGACGACGGGAATGTGCTTATCCCCAATGTAACTGAGGAATTAAGCGAAACCCTTAGATGGGCCCAGTCTGACACGCTGTGGGCACCTGATGTCATTCAGCTCTCTGACGGAAAGTTCTATATGTATTATGATGCCTGCAGAGGAGATTCCCCGCTGTCGGCGATGGGGATTGCTGTTTCCGACAAGATTGAAGGGCCGTACAAGGACAAGGGAATTATTCTCAAATCCGGCATGGCTGGCCCCGGAGATGACGGAGAAAAATATGATTCCGCAGTGAAGCCGAATGTGGTGGACCCTGATGTGTTTTTTGACAAGGACGGCAAGCTGTGGATGGTCTATGGCTCCTATTCTGGCGGGATTTTTATTCTTGGGCTGGACCCGAGGACAGGGTTCCCGCTGCCGGATCAGGGTTATGGCAAAAAGCTGCTTGGCGGAAACCATGCGAGGATTGAAGGCCCATATATGCTGTACAGTCCTGAAACTAGTTACTACTATTTGTTCCTTTCGTATGGCGGACTTGATGCGAACGGCGGATACAATATCCGTGTTGCCCGCTCCAGGAATCCGGATGGGCCATTCGAAGACTCGGAAGGCAAAGCTATGATCGATGCGCAAGGCACACCAGGTAAACTGTTCGATGATCCGGCGTACTCTCCATACGGAATGAAGCTGATGGGCAGCTTCCAATTCATGAATACAGAGGATGACCCAGAGGCCAGCGGTACAGGATATATCTCCCCAGGCCACAATTCGGCCTATTACGATGATAAGAGCGGACAATATTATCTTATTTTCCATACCCGTTTTCCAGGCAGGGGTGAGGAGCATGAAGTGCGTGTTCATCAAATGTTCATGAATAAGGAAGGATGGCCGGTTGTCGCTCCGCACCGCTATAGCGGGGAGAAAATCGGAAAGTACACGGCTAAGGAAATCAGCGGCGGGTATGCCTTCATTAATCACGGCAAGGATATCACAGCTGACATTGCCGGATCAAAGCCAATTGAACTCACAGCTGACGGGAAAATCACGGGCGCGGTTGCCGGAACCTGGAAGCTGGCCGGGGATCATACAGCTGAGCTGACTATTAACGGAGTCGTGTACAGCGGAGTATTCCTGCGGGAATGGAATGAAGCCGCCGGCAGTCAGGTAATGACATTTACAGCAGCTTCGGCAGAAGGTGTCTCTCTCTGGGGAAGCCAAGAGTAGGAAATTGGAAGCCTCCGAGGATATAAGCGATGCAGGAGGATTGGGCTCCACCAGCGGACTGAAGCGGACTGAGGAGCCCTTATTTTGCCCAAAATCTTGTTTTTTCAGAGACATCTCGGTCCGTTGTCCTGCTGAATAGACAAATCCTCCTTCAATAACGGGTTTCACGTCCGCAACTGCAGCGGATCAATCGTGAAGGAATAGGGCGATCCGTTTTCAGCATGTCCCCGATAACGTGATTATATCTCCTTGTTAAGACCTCTTTTACAGCCTTGTCCGTTTATCCTTCTGTATACTTCCGCAGCACAATAACAGCATTATGGCCGCCGAAGCCAAAGGAATTGCTGATCCCGAGGTTAATGTCCGCCTGGCGGGCGGTGTTCGGCACATAATCCAGGTCACATTCTTCATCCGGATCCTCCAGATTAATAGTAGGAGGGATGATGCCTTCCTGGATACTTTTAACCAGGGCGATGGCTTCCAGGCCCCCTGCTCCTCCAAAGGCATGTCCGGTCATAGATTTATTGGCTGTTACGGGAATCCGGTAGGCCTGGTCTCCGAACAGTTTTTTGATCGCCAGCGTCTCTGAACGGTCACCGACAAGCGTGCTCGTGGCATGGGCGCTAATCACATCCACTTCCCCCGGCGTCACCCCCGCCTCATTCAACGCGAGTTTCATCGCCTGATAGGCTCCGATACCCTCCGGATGGGTTGCTACCATGTGGTAGGCATCCGAGCTGGCACCATAGCCGGTTACCTCGCCGTAAATTACGGCATTCCGCCGCAAAGCATGGGATAATGCCTCCAGAATGACTATGCCGCTGCCTTCCCCGATAACAAACCCGTCACGGTTCCTGTCAAAAGGACGGCTTGCCTTATGCGGGTTGTCATTATTCGTAGATAATGCTGTCGCATTTCCAAAGCTGGCCAGAGATATTTCGGTAATGGCCGCTTCGGCCCCTCCGGCAATCACCACATCGGCCCCGCCGTAGCGGATCAGCCGGAATGCTTCGCCAATTGCCGTATTGCCAATGGAGCAGGCGGTCACCGGAGAGAGTGTAGGGCCGAGCGCCCCCAGCTTGATGCTGATCACCGCTGCGGCCATATTGGAGATGAGCATCGGGATCAGCGTCGGGCTGATCCTTTCCGGCCCGCGGGAGCGCAGCACATCATTTTGCTCCATCAAGGTCTGAATCCCTCCGACGCCGGAGCCTACATACACGCCTAGACGTTCGCGGTCGATTTTGTCCAACCGGAGCCCGGACTGGGCCCATGCATCTTCTGCAGCGGCTAATGCGAACTGGCTGAACCGGTCCATCCGCCGGGCCTCCTTGCGGCCGAACCGGCCCTCAGAATCAAAATCCTGTACAGCTCCGGCGATTTTTGCCTTGAAATGTGTGGTATCGAATGTGGTAATGGGAGAGATCCCTGATTCACCTGCAGCTAAGCGGCTCCAGAATTGATCTACTGTATTGCCGAGCGGCGAGGTTAAGCCCATGCCGGTAATCACAACGCGTTCCATAATTATCCTC
This genomic interval carries:
- a CDS encoding phosphotransferase family protein, which encodes MESFTKVKLDDQQLRALAASTFGTDTAIISSKELTGGFFNAAYDLELSDGRSVILKVAPAAETETLSYEKDIMRAEVEALRLVQAAGTVPVPAVYGFDESLELIPSPFFFMEKIEGTPYNEVKGSLPDEVRASIERELGRYQRLINGIKGERFGLFGQPQDTAARTWRETFTAMIHNVLDDGQRLGAVLPASYDEIKQGLEKFLPALEEVTEPRLIHWDLWNGNIFVKDGVIVSIIDWERALWGDVLMEYYFRHFENSPAFFEGYGAAFDSPNERLRIRLYDLYLDLILVIECYSRQYKDENHIRWAFENLQETLKEFVGHDNIKV
- a CDS encoding HXXEE domain-containing protein codes for the protein MIHWLNLHIDQVSLLWLLPILFMFHDFEEILTVESWGIKYGPKVEAALPPGKWNPYRSMLRMTTRNFAADVLFVYIVVVAVTCTAVFFSFYWLYLAVLAVFLLHVFTHLGQSIILKIYTPGVVTAVLIALPYSSYAFYRLLKENTVSWVDVCWSLLLMALLAPAIVWGLVKSRQRHQQE
- a CDS encoding ABC transporter ATP-binding protein; the encoded protein is MERLLEVKDLAISFRTRGGEVQAIRGVSFHVNKGETLAIVGESGSGKSVTSQAVMKLVPQPMGEYKRGQILFEGQDLIGKNEKQMQKIRGKEIGMIFQDPMTSLNPMMKVGKQITEVLFKHEKISKDAAYKRGIELLNLVGIPSPERRFQQYPHEFSGGMRQRVVIAMALAANPKLLIADEPTTALDVTIQAQILDLMKDIQKKIDTAIIFITHDLGVVARMADRVAVMYAGQIVEMGTAEEIFYDPRHPYTWGLLASMPSLESKGSLLTAIPGTPPDLIKPPKGDAFALRSTYAMQIDMEKEPPMYKVSDTHMVKSWLMHPLAPAVEPPEVVKKRHRVLSNAYAEPVLVNNPSEY
- a CDS encoding glycoside hydrolase family 43 protein, producing the protein MKNRTLISLVSLSLITACSSNTPEFRNVSVHDPSVIKVDEMYYVFGSHLASAKSKDLMSWTQLSSGVDDGNVLIPNVTEELSETLRWAQSDTLWAPDVIQLSDGKFYMYYDACRGDSPLSAMGIAVSDKIEGPYKDKGIILKSGMAGPGDDGEKYDSAVKPNVVDPDVFFDKDGKLWMVYGSYSGGIFILGLDPRTGFPLPDQGYGKKLLGGNHARIEGPYMLYSPETSYYYLFLSYGGLDANGGYNIRVARSRNPDGPFEDSEGKAMIDAQGTPGKLFDDPAYSPYGMKLMGSFQFMNTEDDPEASGTGYISPGHNSAYYDDKSGQYYLIFHTRFPGRGEEHEVRVHQMFMNKEGWPVVAPHRYSGEKIGKYTAKEISGGYAFINHGKDITADIAGSKPIELTADGKITGAVAGTWKLAGDHTAELTINGVVYSGVFLREWNEAAGSQVMTFTAASAEGVSLWGSQE
- the fabF gene encoding beta-ketoacyl-ACP synthase II, whose amino-acid sequence is MERVVITGMGLTSPLGNTVDQFWSRLAAGESGISPITTFDTTHFKAKIAGAVQDFDSEGRFGRKEARRMDRFSQFALAAAEDAWAQSGLRLDKIDRERLGVYVGSGVGGIQTLMEQNDVLRSRGPERISPTLIPMLISNMAAAVISIKLGALGPTLSPVTACSIGNTAIGEAFRLIRYGGADVVIAGGAEAAITEISLASFGNATALSTNNDNPHKASRPFDRNRDGFVIGEGSGIVILEALSHALRRNAVIYGEVTGYGASSDAYHMVATHPEGIGAYQAMKLALNEAGVTPGEVDVISAHATSTLVGDRSETLAIKKLFGDQAYRIPVTANKSMTGHAFGGAGGLEAIALVKSIQEGIIPPTINLEDPDEECDLDYVPNTARQADINLGISNSFGFGGHNAVIVLRKYTEG